The sequence below is a genomic window from Dyadobacter chenwenxiniae.
GGCACCGCGATCCAGCAGTTTTTGCCCGTCGTTATCAAGGACTTCCTGCCTTTTGAACTTACTACGGACATTTCCTGGCTTGCTATCGGGCAAGGTTTGGCCATTGGCGTCCTTATTTCCATCCTTTTTGCTTTGCCTCCGCTGGTATCCATCCGCAAGGTCTCACCCTTAAATGTATTGCGCGTTTCACTGGATGCCGTGAAGATGGAAAGAGACCCGTGGGCCTGGGTGCTGTATGGGCTGATCGTTGTTTTTATTTACGGCTTCGCGTTCCTGCAAATGCAAACGTGGATCGAAGCGTTGGTTTTCACGGCAAGCATTCTGGCTTCGTTCGTTATTTTGTACGCCATAGCGAGCCTGCTCATGTGGCTTGTGCGCAAGTTTTTCCCAACTTCGTGGAGTTATTTATGGCGGCAGGGACTAGCGAATCTGTATCGCCCTAATAACCAGACTTCTATTCTGGTTGTTTCTATTGGCCTTGGCACATGTCTGGTCTGTACATTGTTTTTCGTTCAATCCATTTTACTTAACCGGGTAAAAATGTCATCCAGCGGCAACCAGCCCAACATTGTGCTCTTCGACATTCAGGGAAGCCAGAAAGACGCTGTACTGGCTATCGCAAAGGCGCAAAATATTCCTGTTAATCAAAATGTTGCGATTGTAAATATGCGATTGGAAGAAGTGAATGGTAAAACCGCTTCCGACTTTGAAGGCGACACCACTGCCGAACAGTCCCGCCGGATTTTCGGGCGTGAATACCGCGTTACATTCCGCGATTCACTAAGTTCTACGGAAAAACTCACCAAGGGACAATGGAAAGGCACTTACAAAAATGCAGACGGTCTCATCCCTATCTCACTTGAACAAGGTTTTGCAGATCGAAGCAGGCTGAAACTCGGGGACACGCTGATTTTCAATGTGCAGGGAACAATGATGTCGACCACGGTTTCAAGTTTCCGCGAAGTTAACTGGGGTGAAGTGCAAACCAACTTCCTCGTAATTTTCCCGACCGGCGTGCTGGAAGAGGCTCCGCAATTTCACGTTATGCTTACGCACGTGCCCAATCCACAGGCCTCGGCGGTTTTTCAGCAAGCCATTGTTCGCCAGTTCCCCAATATTTCGATCATCGACCTTGCATTGGTACTCAGGGTTTTAGATGATATTTTTAACAAAATCGGTTTTGTAATCCGGTTTATGGCGGGATTCAGCATTCTCACGGGATTGATTGTGCTGATCGCCTCCGTATTAATCAGTAAATATCAACGTTTGCAGGAGAGCGTTTTACTGAGAACATTAGGTGCCAGCCGGAAACAGATATTCGCTATCACAGCATTGGAATACTTTTTCCTGGGATCTTTGGCGGCGTTAACAGGCATTTTGCTATCGCTCGTTGGGAGCTTTTTATTAGCAAAATTCAGTTTTGAAGCAGAATTCAAACCCGAATTTCTACCAGTAATCATCGTCTTTCTTTTTGTGTCTTCAATGACCGTTCTCATCGGTTTGGTCAACAGTCGCGGCATTTTATCGCGTCCGCCGCTGGAAGTGTTGCGTCAAGACGTTTAAGCGCTTTAAGGCCGGTTTGACAACTCCTTAAACTCAATTTGCTTCCCCACAAGCACAACAACCGACTTTTGCGATGCAATTGTCGGTTGTTGTGCTTGTGGGCTATTGATGTATTTTCCTGTTGGTTTCATCCTATTTATTCTTTGTATTTTTTCAAACGTTTGCATAAAATTTCAAACGTTTGCATTAGCTATCAACTAATTTCTATTAAATATTTCAAAAATACAATTTGTAATCTTGTGTGACCAGAACCCTAAACCATATGATATGCCCCTCTTAGCACGTGCATCCTACTTTTCATTAACAATTCAACCCAATAATTTGATCTCATGAAAAAAACTTTGACTCTATTGGTCAAAACCGGGACACTTGGCGTCTGTATGATGCAAGCCGCAGCGATCTGCGGTCCGCATGCACAGGCAGCAGCCATATCGCCGGCTTCGGGAAACCCGGCAACGTATGCCGGCATTCATATGCCTGTTATGCCAGACGTTACGCTTACAGGAAAGGTGCTTGCGGATGGGACAACGGAAGGATTACCCGGCGTTACTGTGGTCGTTACACCTGTTTCCGGCGGAACAAAGCAAGGTGCTACGACGGATGAAAACGGCGTTTTTACCATTCAAAACCTGCAAACGGGAACACGTTACAATCTGGAATTCAGTTATATAGGATTTGAAAAACAATCCTTAAACGATTTCCTGCTTACTGAATCCAATATTAATTCCATTGAAATAAAACTGAAAGAATCTGCATCCAACCTGAGCGAAGTGGTGGTTGTTGGTTATGGAACGACTGTAAAGAAAGACATTACCGGATCGGTTAAGTCCTTGAAAAGCAGTGATTTCAATACCGGGATCATTAATTCACCGGAGCAATTGCTGCAAGGAAAGGTTTCGGGTGTGAATGTGACTTCCGCAACGGGTGAGCCTGGCGCGAAAACCAGCATTACCGTTCGAGGCCCGGGCGGGGTTCGCACAGGAAGCACGCCGCTTTTTGTGGTAGACGGAATGGCGCTCGACAACAGCGGAACCGGCGGTGATACAAACCCGTTGAACTTCATCAATCCGCAGGACATTGAGTCCATGGACGTTTTGAAAGATGCTTCGGCGACAGCAATTTATGGAGCACGCGGCGCAAACGGGGTTATTCTAATCACTACAAAAAAAGGAAAATCAGGACAGGCAAGCGTGACTTATTCAGGATCGCTGGGCATTTCTACACTGGCGCGGCCGCTGGATGTGTTATCCGGTCCGGAATTTTTGACGGAAGCTGCAAAAATAGGCGGAACGGTGATCAATGGCGGGGCGGATACGGACTGGCAAAAAGAGATTTCCCGCAGCGCAACCACGCACAACCATAACATTTCTGTGGGCGGCGGAACAGACAAGATGACCTATTACGGATCATTCGGAGCACAAAAACAGCAGGGCGTTTTGAAAGGCAGCCAGCAGGACCGCTACACAGGACGCATTAACCTCTCTCAAAAACTTTTAAATGATCGTGTTACGCTGGATGTAAACCTTAACGCAACCAATACAAAGAACAGAAAACCGAACGTCCAGGGTATGATCGGCGGTGCCATTACGGCAAACCCCACTTATGCGCCCTATGATGCGGACGGCAATCCGTTCCAATATCAGGATGGAACCAACCCATTGATCCCATTAAGGTTATACAAGGAAATTTTGAGTACAAACCGGATTCTGGCTTCTATTTCCCCTTCTGTTACGATCATGAAGGGCTTGGTTTACAAACTGAACTTTGGCCTTGACCATTCGACTGCTACGCAGGATAAGCAAACATTGCCGAACACGATCCCGTTTGAAATCGGCAGGCTTGAAAATTTCCAGTTTAAAAACAGTAACCGCCTGATCGAGAACTATCTTACTTACACGGCTGGCAACAAAGTGCATAGTTTCAACGCACTGGTGGGGCATTCTTACCAGCATATCTTCTTGCAGGACAAAAGGTTCAGCATTAACAAATTCCCGATTTCGGACATTGAACCGATCTATAACCCAGGTTTAGGGCAAGATCTTTCCCTAATCCTGAATGCACCCGAAGGCCACGCGACGATTAATGAACTGCAATCGTTTTTTGGAAGGGTAAATTATGGTTTCAGGGACAAATATCTGGCCACTGCAACATTGCGTGTGGACGGTTCTTCAAAATTTGGTGCGAACAATAAATATGGTTATTTCCCTTCATTCTCATTGGGTTGGAGAATTTCAGAAGAGCCATTCATGAAGTCGTCGCCATTCTCGGAGCTGAAATTGCGTGCAGGTTGGGGATCAACCGGAAATCAGGAAATTCCTTCCAAAATTACACTGGCGCGTTTCACTTCGGTTGTTTCACCAACAGCAAGTTACCCGCTTGGAACAGGCCCATATCCTGCCGGAACCACCAACACAAGGCTGGCGAATCCGAACATTCAGTGGGAAGTTTCCAAACAAACCGACATTGGTCTTGACTTCGGTCTGTTCAAAGGTGCGCTGAGCGGTGAGATAGATTATTTTACCAAAACGTCAGAAAAAATCTTGCTCGAAGTTATTCCTGCCGATCCTATTCAGCCTGCCGGAACATTCTGGACCAACGTGCCGGATATGAAAATCAAAAACCAGGGTCTTGAAGTTGACCTGAATTACCGCGAATCGCTGGACAACGGACTTCGCTATGGGTTTGGTGGTAACATTACATTTATCAAAAACGATGTGACCGGTTCGCCATATTCCGTGATTCCATCGGGCTCCGCACAAGGCTCGGGTCTGACTTCTGCAACGATCAACGGTTACATTAACAACCAGCCCATCGGAACATTCTTCCTGAAAGAATTTACCGGCTTTGACGACAAGGGGATCAACACTTTCAGGGACGTGGACGGTGGTGGGATCATTACGGACAAAGATCGCGTTGCCGCCGGGACGGCACTTCCTACCCGGATGTACAACTTCAATGGTAATGTGTCTTTTAAAGGCTTTGACCTGACCGCCAACTTCAATGGCGTTGCAGGAAACAAGGTTTACGACAACACGGCAAACTCCAATTTCTTCAAACTAAGGTTGCAAAAGGGCCTGAATGTCACCCGTGAGTCTTTTGCAGATGAAGCAGAATCCGTCAATAATTCAGCGCCTGTCTCTACCCGTTATCTCAAAAACGGCGCTTACCTGAGATTGAACAACCTTGCATTGGGATACAACCTGAACACCGCCAAGCTTGGCATCAACAAGTGGGTGCAGACGGTGCGCGTGTCGGTTACGGGACAGAATCTGGCGCTTTGGACCAAATACACAGGCTACGATCCTGAGGTGAACAACGACCGTTCCATCAACGGCATTACCTCTTATGGCGTTGACTATTTGAGTTATCCAAAGGCTAAAACAATTCTCTTTGGTCTTAATGTAGGCTTTTAAAAATCAAACGATGAAAAAGAAATTACCACTCATATTTGCGGTTGCCGGCATGCTGTTCATGGCACCTGGCTGCACCGATCTTGAAGAACAAGTGCTGGACGAAACCCTTCAGGCGAATTTGTCTCCCGACGAAGCTGCAAATGGCCTTTTGGCACCTGTTTACGCATTGCTTCCGAACTTATTCCAGCATACCACATATTTCGCATTGAACGAAATTACCACGGATGAGGCCATTTTGCCTTACCGGGGCGGAACCGACTGGGGCGATAACGGGATTTATCTTGCGCTGCACCAGCACAACACCACTGCAACAGATCCCAATGTGAACAACACCTGGGGCACATTATCACAATCCATTTCCAGGTCTATTACGGCCATTAACGGGTTGAAAAATTCGACATCCGCAACAGCAGCCTTATACACCGCAGAAGCGCGCGGAATGCGGGCATATTACAATATGATCATGCTCGATATGTTCGGGGTCGCTTTTGTTAAGGACGATCCAAACGCTGTTTCGGTCATTATCAGAGGTGAAGAAGCCGTAAAATACATTGAAAGTGAGCTGCTTGCTATCGAGCCGATTGTGCAACCCAAATCCGTCGTTGGCCCTGGAAGGCTGAACCAGGTGGCCGTCTGGGGCTTGCTGGCCCGTTTGAATTTGAATGCAGCCGTTTACCGCAACATTTACGCACCCACATTCGAGTTCCGTGCTGAGGATATGGACAAAGTGATCCAGTATACGGATAAGATCATTGCTTCCGGACAAGCGAAATTGTCACCAGATTACTTCTCGATTTTTGGCAACCAAAACCATTCGAACCAGGAGTTGATCTTCGCGGTAGACCAGCGCTCAGACCTGAATGGTCACAACCGTTTGGCCTACTTCTCAATATCCGGCGACCAATTCCCGCTCGCAGCATTCCCCGCAGCAAACGGAACCGATGGACCCGGTATCACATCCGACTTTTACCAGTCTTGGGTGCAGGCATACGGCGCAGTCGATCCGAAACGAGATCCGCGTTTTTATCAGGAAAATATGTCTGTTTATTCCAATGCAGCGGATACATGCGTTAAGGATTCAGATTACAAGATCAACCGCGGAATCTTGCGCGGTCAGCAATTTGGGGCTTTGCGTGTGAATGGTGCATTTTTAAGATGTCCTGATGGTCGGTTGAAAGTGGGAAAGTTGAGCTATGTAACGCGTAACAGGGCAGATCTGCCTGTCAGCTTCGGGGAGATAGTTGATTTTACGACGGCTGGAAGTAATTACAACACCGGTTACCGGGTTGCCAAGTATGAGTTTGGAAGCGAGTCGAACACGGGTCGTAATAAAGGCGATGCGGACATTGTAATCCTTCGTCTTGCAGACATTTACATGATGCGCGCCGAGGCCAAATTGCGCAAAGGCAACAACGCCGCAGCGGCATTAGCAGACGTTAACCTGGTAAGAGCTTCCAGAACGGCCACCGCGCCTCCGCCGGCATTGACAACCATGAATCTGGACTTGCTCTTCCGCGAAAGAGGATTTGAATTCTACTGGGAAATGCTCCGCCGCAGCGACATGATTCGTTTTGGCAAATACGAAGGCAAATGGACGGAGAAAACCAACGCCGATGTGAAGAAAAGGATCTTCCCAATCCCGCAGACTGCAATTGATGGAGCGTCGAACACACCTGGGTATTTAGTGCAGAATGAGGGGTATTAATTGACTTAAGATAGTTATTTATCCGACAGCCCAGGGTTTAACGCTCTGGGTTGTTTGTTTTTTGATGCTTCTCTTGCCCATTTATTAATAAGCTTTTTGCTAAGCTTCCGTGCTTGCGAAATTGTGAGAGTTTTTTCGCTATTTACTTGTGTGACAGTGTTAGGGATTATTTGTTTAGAATTCAAGCTCAATCTTCACTTTTCCTCCTAATCCTTTTTCGACAATGTCGTAAAGTGTTTTAAGCGTCAGATTGCTTCCGTCGTTTTCCACTCGGGAAATGTACTCCCTTTTTTTATTAATGATTTCTCCGAGCTGTGCCTGCGTTAGTTCTTTGTCTTCACGGGCTTTTCTTAGAAGCAATCCGATTTTAAAGCTTTCAAACTCCCTTTCCAGACGATCCCTTTCTTCGGTTCCTACGACTCCGTAAACATCGTCCTTTACTTGATCCCAAGTTCTAATGTCCATTACTATTCCGTTTAGTTTCAAAGTATTCATTCATGAGTCGCAACGCGCGTTCAATTTCCTTTTTGGGCGTTTTCTCAGTTTTCTTTTGAAATCCGTTCAGTAAGATTATGATGCTGTCGCTGTCAAAGAATCAAAAAACTCTCCAAATGTTTGATCCCAGCATAATCCTTGCTTCATAGAGTCCTTTTGTGCCACTTATATGTTTGAAAAAATGAGAAGGAATCCTCTGATATGTTTCTATTCCTTGGATTACCTTAAAAATCTTCTGCCTTACATTTGGTGGCTGCTGCGCCGCAAATTCATCAAAATAGTGCTTGTAAACGACAACTTTTCTAATCTTCGTCATGATAAAGGTAACTTTTAAGTTACTATGGTGCAATACCGCACCACGTTTTCAGACGTTAGACTTTTCTATCGGTCACAAAACTCTGTGAGAAATTTTCAAATCCGCAGCGAACTCTCCCTTATAATCAACTCCGAAGGCAGCACAATGCTTTCATGTTTGAAATCCTCCGCACCATTCACCTGATTCAAAAACAGCCGGGATGCTTCCATGCCGATTTTTCGGCCTGGTCGGCTAACAGTGGTTAATGATGGAAATGTATATGCCGAAATAGGTGAGTTATCGAAACCGACCAAACCAACGTCCTGCGGAATGCGGAGCCCTTTATCCTTCACGACACGCATGGCTCCTATTGCGACCTGGTCATTGACCCCAAAAATCGCATCCGGCGGAGTGGCCATTTCAAGAAGCCTTTTAGTCGGGACAATGGCGCTCTCTACCTTGAAATTCGTGTTGATAATAAATTCATCTTGAACCGCCATACCATACTTTTTGAGGCAATCCACATAACCTTTGAAACGCTGTTCGCTCACTGTCAAGCCGTTAGGACCTTTTAAATGTGCAATATTTTTATAGCCAATGTTGATTAAATGTTCTACGGCAGCAAAGGCTCCGTGGTAATCGTCGACGGTCGCGCGGCTGGTTTCGAAATCTTCATATTCACGATCTATGAAGATTAATGGGGTCTTTCTTTGAATTACACTTTCCAAATGTTCGTAATAGCCTGAATCATAAGTCTCTTGCGAAACGGATAGGAAGATGCCTTCGGTGCGGTTGGAAAGGAGTTTGGATAAATATTCTTTTTCCAATGCATAATTCTCATTGGTAACACAAATGTTGAGCGTATAACCCATCGGCTGCAATGCCTGATGAAGTCCTTCTATGACTGCGGTTTCGTAATAATTACTGATCGTAGGAACGACAACGCCCAGCGACGCCGTCTTTTTATTTAATAAGCTGAGCGACACTTCATTTCGCTGGTAACCGACCTCTCTCGCGTATTCCTGGATGTTTTTGCGGGTGTCTTCGTTGATCGCAGGATGGTCATTCAGGGCGCGGGAAACGGTGGATGGCGAGCATCGGAAGCGACGGGCAATGTCTTTAATTGTAACGGGACGGGAGGAATTCATTTGTATGATTATAGCAATTAATTCTTTGAAATTTTTTCAAACGTTTGCATTCAATATAAACATATTTACATTTTGTGTTTAATTTATACAACGCTATCATTGTGTACAAATGTAACGAATAACCACAATGAGTGACCTGCTGATTAAACCTGCGCCTGACCAAAAGACCTATCATTCTCTCACAAGCGATCAAGCCGGTTGGACTTACCTGAACTTCGAGGCTAAAATACTGGATGTAAACGAACAAATTTCAGGAAACACAGGCGAATACGAGTATTGCTTCGTTTTGCTGGGCGGGAACTTCAAAATGGAATCGGCAGGACAGACCTGGGAAACCAGAAACGGTCGCAAGGATGTGTTCAGCGGGATTGGACATGCGATGTATTTGTCAAGAAATACAGACTATGTTTTAACCGCACAGTCGCCTCAAACAGACATTGCGATTTGCTATGTAGCATCCGATGAAGATCATCCACCTCGCATGAAGCGCCCGGAGGAAGCAGCGATTGAATATAGAGGCGGTGATAATGCAAACCGCCAGATTAACAGCCTTTTAGAGCCTGGTTTTGATTGTCATAAAATTGTATGCGTAGAAGTTTACACGCCTTCGGGAAATTGGAGCTCATTTCCTGCGCATAAACACGACGTGCGTACGGAAGATGAAAACGGCAATTTGATTGAGGCTAATCTGGAGGAAATATATTTTTACAAAATCGACAAACCGCAGGGATATGCGATCCAGCAGGTTTACACAGCGGACAGATCGCTGGATGAAATTGTCAGGGTGCATCATAATGAGGCTGTGCTGGTTCCAAAAGGTTATCATCCCGTGGTTGCCGGGCATGGCTACAATGTTTACTATCTCAATTTCCTGGCCGGCAGCGACCAATCCCTGGCCAACACATCCGACCCTGATCATGACTGGATTTACGGAACCTGGAAAGGCTCCGATCCCAGGTTGCCGATTGTAACGGCGGAGATGAATGGATAAGAGCGGTCGGCTTTCGGCGGTCGGCTGTCAGCTATAAACCTTATGCTGTAAGCTTTAAGCCCTATTGTGTAAGCTTTGGCAAGCTTCTGAATAATAATGAATTAAACAAAAATGTATACAGCTTATAGCCTATAGCTGACGGCCGAGAGCCGAGAGCCGAAATCCAAACTTCCCTATGAAAAAATACGACCTCCTGACCCTCGGCCGCTCGTCTATAGACTTGTATTCGGCCAATGTGGGCAGCCCTTTTGAAAAAATTGAGGCATTTAATGCTTTTGTGGGCGGTTGTCCGCTCAATATCGCCACCGGCGCACGCCGACTTGGCTTGGAAACTGCGATTCTGACGGGAATTGGCAATGATCAGGTAGGGAATTTTATCAAACATTTCCTGAATCAGGAAGGCATCATTACAGATTGGGTGCCAACGATTGAAGGCACCAGAAGCTCTGCGGTTGTGCTGGGCATTGAGCCGCCCGATCGCTTTCCCCTCGTTTATTATCGTGAAAATTGCGCGGACATTAATCTGAACATCGATCACGTTGACGCCATTCCGTTCGGAGATTTTAAAGCCGCCGCATTTTCCGGAACCGCATTCAGCAAAGATCCGAGCCGCACTGCGATGTTCTATGCTTTGGAATTGGCCAAGAAAAACAATGTAACCCGGTTGCTGGACATTGATTTCCGGGCAGATCAATGGTTTGATCCGCGGGCGTTTGGCGTCACAATCCGTGCGGCATTGGGCAGTTTCAACATTGTGGTGGGGACGGAGGAAGAAATTCTGGCCACATTCCTGACAGACAAAGAACAGCTCCTGATCAAGCATCAGCAAATCTCCGCTCCTGAAATACGTGGTAACATTGAAAATGCAATCCAGGAAATCATGCTTTCGGGTGTGGAAACATTGGTTGTGAAGCGGGGAAAAGATGGCGCTTCCATTTTTCAGCCTGGTAAAGAGGAGGTTAAGGTGCCTGGTTTCCCTGTGGAAGTGCTAAATGTGCTTGGCGCAGGTGATGCGTTTTGTGCCGGATTCTCTTTTGGATTGCTGAGCGGCTGGGATTTGTATCAAAGCGTGAGAATGGGTAATGCCTGCGGTGCGATCATTGTCACCAGAGAAGGCTGCGCCAATTTTATGCCGACAAGATCCGAGGTGGATGCATTTGTTGCTGGCTACGGCGGATTGTAGAGACTTGCTAAGTCTTGAAGACTTAGCAAGTCTCTAGTCAAACTTTTGAATTATAATCAAATACAAATGGAAAAATTACAAAATTACATCAATGGACAGTGGGTGGACAGCCATTCGGATCATTTCGAGAATGTGCTGAATCCTGCCAGCCAGGAAGTGCTTGCACAAGTGCCTTATGGCAATGCAAGGGACGTTGCAGATGCTGCGGAAGCTGCGGTAAAAGGATTCCAGGAATGGAGAAGCACGCCTGTTTCGAAGCGCGTTCAATATTTATTTAAACTAAAAACCCTGCTGGAAGATAATACGGACGACATTGCAAGAACAATTGTGCTGGAATCCGGCAAAACATTCATCGAAGCCAAAGCAGAAATGGTGCGTGCGATCGAGAATGTGGAGAATGCTTGTGGAATGCCAGCGATGATGCAAGGCGAGTTTTCGGAGGACATTGCCAAAGGAATTGACGAATACATGATCCGTCAGCCGCTGGGCGTTTGCGCTTGCATTGCGCCCTTCAACTTTCCAGGAATGATCACATTCTGGTTCCTTCCTTACGCGCTGGCTTGCGGGAACAGCTACATCATTAAGCCGTCTGAAAAAGTGCCATTAACGATGACTAAAATCGTGGCCCTGATGGAACAATTGGATTTACCGAAAGGCGTGCTCAATCTTGTTCAAGGAGCGCGCGAAGTGGTGGATGGGATCCTGGAACATCCTGCTATTAAAGGGATTAGCTTCGTTGGATCATCCAATGTTGCCAAATATGTGTATTCCAAAGGCGCTGCGAACGGAAAACGCGTGCAGGCACAAGGCGGTGCTAAAAATCCGGTGATCGTTTTGCCGGATGCCGACATTGAAATGACTTCTCAAATCGTGATCGACAGCGTTTACGGCTGTGCCGGACAGCGCTGTTTGGCTGCTTCGACCATCATCACAGTCGGTGAGCATAAGGACATTACGGAAAGTCTGGTTGAATCTGCGAAGAACAGAAAAACCGGTTTCGGACTTGATAGCGACGTGCAAATGGGCCCGGTGATCACGGCTGAAAGCAAATCAAGAGTTCAAACATTGATCGACAAAGGATTAAGCGAAGGCGGACGGCTACTCGTAGATGGCCGCAATGCGCAAGTGAATGGTTATGAGCAAGGTAACTTCATTAATCCAACCATTATTGAAGACATCCCGCTGGATGGTGAACTTGCTACAACTGAAATTTTCGGTCCCGTTTTGAGCCTGGTTCACATTAACACCATCGACGAAGCGATCCGCTTTATCAATGCGGGCAAATACGGAAATATGGCGTGCATATTCACCAGCAGCGGCTCCAATGCAAGAAAATTCCGCCACGAAGCAGAAGCCGGAAACATTGGTATCAACATCGGCGTAGCCGCCCCTGTTGCCCAATTCCCCTTCTCAGGCTGGAAAGAAAGCTTTTACGGCGATTTACACGGACAAGGAAAACACGCAGTAGAATTCTTC
It includes:
- a CDS encoding ABC transporter permease, which produces MNKINLPWLLQMAWRDSRKNRSRLLLFISSIILGIAALVAIYSLGDNLRQNIDNQAATLIGADLALNTGKPVEGKARTLVDSLGKTRSEERSFASMIYFPRSGGNRLAQVKALEGDFPYYGKFETVPVTAEKTFRLRREALVDQTLMLQYQAKVGDSIKIGNVTFAIAGILEKAPGSTGLTSTVAPTVYIPMRYLTQTGLMQKGSRVAYRYYYKFAPNTDVEKLAKQLEPRFEAGDLDYKTIQSQKEDTGRSFKDLTRFLALVGFVALLLGCIGVASAIHIYIREKLNSIAILRCLGVKGSQAFLIYLIQIAGIGIIGSVLGAMLGTAIQQFLPVVIKDFLPFELTTDISWLAIGQGLAIGVLISILFALPPLVSIRKVSPLNVLRVSLDAVKMERDPWAWVLYGLIVVFIYGFAFLQMQTWIEALVFTASILASFVILYAIASLLMWLVRKFFPTSWSYLWRQGLANLYRPNNQTSILVVSIGLGTCLVCTLFFVQSILLNRVKMSSSGNQPNIVLFDIQGSQKDAVLAIAKAQNIPVNQNVAIVNMRLEEVNGKTASDFEGDTTAEQSRRIFGREYRVTFRDSLSSTEKLTKGQWKGTYKNADGLIPISLEQGFADRSRLKLGDTLIFNVQGTMMSTTVSSFREVNWGEVQTNFLVIFPTGVLEEAPQFHVMLTHVPNPQASAVFQQAIVRQFPNISIIDLALVLRVLDDIFNKIGFVIRFMAGFSILTGLIVLIASVLISKYQRLQESVLLRTLGASRKQIFAITALEYFFLGSLAALTGILLSLVGSFLLAKFSFEAEFKPEFLPVIIVFLFVSSMTVLIGLVNSRGILSRPPLEVLRQDV
- a CDS encoding SusC/RagA family TonB-linked outer membrane protein, translating into MQAAAICGPHAQAAAISPASGNPATYAGIHMPVMPDVTLTGKVLADGTTEGLPGVTVVVTPVSGGTKQGATTDENGVFTIQNLQTGTRYNLEFSYIGFEKQSLNDFLLTESNINSIEIKLKESASNLSEVVVVGYGTTVKKDITGSVKSLKSSDFNTGIINSPEQLLQGKVSGVNVTSATGEPGAKTSITVRGPGGVRTGSTPLFVVDGMALDNSGTGGDTNPLNFINPQDIESMDVLKDASATAIYGARGANGVILITTKKGKSGQASVTYSGSLGISTLARPLDVLSGPEFLTEAAKIGGTVINGGADTDWQKEISRSATTHNHNISVGGGTDKMTYYGSFGAQKQQGVLKGSQQDRYTGRINLSQKLLNDRVTLDVNLNATNTKNRKPNVQGMIGGAITANPTYAPYDADGNPFQYQDGTNPLIPLRLYKEILSTNRILASISPSVTIMKGLVYKLNFGLDHSTATQDKQTLPNTIPFEIGRLENFQFKNSNRLIENYLTYTAGNKVHSFNALVGHSYQHIFLQDKRFSINKFPISDIEPIYNPGLGQDLSLILNAPEGHATINELQSFFGRVNYGFRDKYLATATLRVDGSSKFGANNKYGYFPSFSLGWRISEEPFMKSSPFSELKLRAGWGSTGNQEIPSKITLARFTSVVSPTASYPLGTGPYPAGTTNTRLANPNIQWEVSKQTDIGLDFGLFKGALSGEIDYFTKTSEKILLEVIPADPIQPAGTFWTNVPDMKIKNQGLEVDLNYRESLDNGLRYGFGGNITFIKNDVTGSPYSVIPSGSAQGSGLTSATINGYINNQPIGTFFLKEFTGFDDKGINTFRDVDGGGIITDKDRVAAGTALPTRMYNFNGNVSFKGFDLTANFNGVAGNKVYDNTANSNFFKLRLQKGLNVTRESFADEAESVNNSAPVSTRYLKNGAYLRLNNLALGYNLNTAKLGINKWVQTVRVSVTGQNLALWTKYTGYDPEVNNDRSINGITSYGVDYLSYPKAKTILFGLNVGF
- a CDS encoding RagB/SusD family nutrient uptake outer membrane protein gives rise to the protein MKKKLPLIFAVAGMLFMAPGCTDLEEQVLDETLQANLSPDEAANGLLAPVYALLPNLFQHTTYFALNEITTDEAILPYRGGTDWGDNGIYLALHQHNTTATDPNVNNTWGTLSQSISRSITAINGLKNSTSATAALYTAEARGMRAYYNMIMLDMFGVAFVKDDPNAVSVIIRGEEAVKYIESELLAIEPIVQPKSVVGPGRLNQVAVWGLLARLNLNAAVYRNIYAPTFEFRAEDMDKVIQYTDKIIASGQAKLSPDYFSIFGNQNHSNQELIFAVDQRSDLNGHNRLAYFSISGDQFPLAAFPAANGTDGPGITSDFYQSWVQAYGAVDPKRDPRFYQENMSVYSNAADTCVKDSDYKINRGILRGQQFGALRVNGAFLRCPDGRLKVGKLSYVTRNRADLPVSFGEIVDFTTAGSNYNTGYRVAKYEFGSESNTGRNKGDADIVILRLADIYMMRAEAKLRKGNNAAAALADVNLVRASRTATAPPPALTTMNLDLLFRERGFEFYWEMLRRSDMIRFGKYEGKWTEKTNADVKKRIFPIPQTAIDGASNTPGYLVQNEGY
- a CDS encoding helix-turn-helix transcriptional regulator, with amino-acid sequence MDIRTWDQVKDDVYGVVGTEERDRLEREFESFKIGLLLRKAREDKELTQAQLGEIINKKREYISRVENDGSNLTLKTLYDIVEKGLGGKVKIELEF
- a CDS encoding LacI family DNA-binding transcriptional regulator produces the protein MNSSRPVTIKDIARRFRCSPSTVSRALNDHPAINEDTRKNIQEYAREVGYQRNEVSLSLLNKKTASLGVVVPTISNYYETAVIEGLHQALQPMGYTLNICVTNENYALEKEYLSKLLSNRTEGIFLSVSQETYDSGYYEHLESVIQRKTPLIFIDREYEDFETSRATVDDYHGAFAAVEHLINIGYKNIAHLKGPNGLTVSEQRFKGYVDCLKKYGMAVQDEFIINTNFKVESAIVPTKRLLEMATPPDAIFGVNDQVAIGAMRVVKDKGLRIPQDVGLVGFDNSPISAYTFPSLTTVSRPGRKIGMEASRLFLNQVNGAEDFKHESIVLPSELIIRESSLRI
- the iolB gene encoding 5-deoxy-glucuronate isomerase, which codes for MSDLLIKPAPDQKTYHSLTSDQAGWTYLNFEAKILDVNEQISGNTGEYEYCFVLLGGNFKMESAGQTWETRNGRKDVFSGIGHAMYLSRNTDYVLTAQSPQTDIAICYVASDEDHPPRMKRPEEAAIEYRGGDNANRQINSLLEPGFDCHKIVCVEVYTPSGNWSSFPAHKHDVRTEDENGNLIEANLEEIYFYKIDKPQGYAIQQVYTADRSLDEIVRVHHNEAVLVPKGYHPVVAGHGYNVYYLNFLAGSDQSLANTSDPDHDWIYGTWKGSDPRLPIVTAEMNG